In Aythya fuligula isolate bAytFul2 chromosome 6, bAytFul2.pri, whole genome shotgun sequence, the following are encoded in one genomic region:
- the FAM171B gene encoding protein FAM171B has protein sequence MPRARGHLSSSSSFSLLLLLLLAAATRPQLQQRAALPGSAPAAAAAGSVFMLKVQVNDIISHQYLGQAVVEVFVNYTKTNSTLTGNNGAVLIKVPYKLGLSLTIVSYKDGYMLTPLPWKTGRMPIYSSVTLSLFPQSQANIWLFEDTVLITGKLSDAKSQPSVQFQKSLIKLPTNHHVTNVTAYLTVPEQFLKVDSFLYTTGILLNKSGFKSIELTPLAAICVNVLLAGKELKVNGPIQITLPLPTNTVKSGDAIPAWTFDMKSGAWVSRGLGMVKETNGQLVWTYTAQQLGYWIAAPLPGTRESIISAVSKDITAYHTVFLTAILGGTVIIIIGFFAVLLCYCRDKCGRTQKKEKNTTKLDVVKKDQTTSTTHINHINTTKGSLKLEDKSQLYPPKISSYSPQRRISIDTEDGKSRDNFKIYNEDASYQSACQTGQSVNSSHSLEPNAGVRHLQQPKHSNSAISQAPRDIQDQNRYLTLQEEMYGLSHIPEHLMHIYNQPIAILQTADLFHSPEQLHAAKSATLPRKGQLVYNPMMEPVNRDGYMQTLPKMPVHSHPQPSVCRDEKSTLDGEQGLPSQTSSWGRYTNSLLESVSVPGTLNEAVVMTPFSSELQGISEQTLLELSKGKPSPHPRAWFVSLDGKPIAQVRHSFIDLKKGRKTESNDTSLDSGVDMNEHHPSRKLEREKTFIKNMPHSKILYLEDLDLSSSESGTTVCTPEDQAVRHILDGGNGPVMEHHDEEGLRRKTVSGSQESSIPSPKKRERPPMTKRDSKTNIWKKREERPLIPIN, from the exons GATCTGTGTTTATGCTAAAGGTTCAAGTAAATGACATCATCAGTCACCAGTACCTGGGACAAGCAGTTGTGGAAGTGTTTGTTAACTACACAAAGACAAATTCTACTCTTACTGGAAACAACGGAGCAGTATTAATAAAAGTTCCCTACAAATTAGGATTAAGCTTAACTATCGTATCATACAAGGATGGCTACATGTTAACACCTTTGCCTTGGAAGACTGGGAGGATGCCAA TATACTCGTCTGTGACACTTTCATTATTCCCACAAAGTCAAGCAAATATATGGCTGTTTGAAGATACTGTTCTAATTACTGGAAAATTGTCTG ATGCCAAATCTCAACCAAGTGTTCAGTTTcaaaaatctttaataaaacTTCCAACAAATCACCATGTTACAAATGTTACAGCTTATCTGACAGTGCCAGAGCAGTTTTTGAAAGTGGACAGTTTTCTCTATACAACAGGAATACTTCTAAATAAATCAG GTTTCAAAAGCATCGAATTGACTCCTCTTGCTGCAATATGTGTAAATGTTCTTTTGGCTGGGAAAGAGCTGAAAGTAAATGGTCCTATTCAGATTACACTTCCTCTTCCTACAAATACTGTAAAATCAGGAGATGCTATACCTGCATGGACATTTGATATGAAAAGTG gTGCTTGGGTAAGCCGTGGTCTAGGAATGGTAAAGGAAACAAATGGTCAATTAGTATGGACATACACTGCTCAACAATTAGGGTATTGGATAGCAGCTCCACTGCCTGGAACAAGAG AATCCATAATTAGTGCGGTTTCCAAGGACATAACAGCTTATCACACAGTGTTCCTTACAGCCATATTGGGAGGTACTGTTATCATTATCATTggattttttgctgttcttctttGTTACTGCAG GGATAAATGTGGTCGGacacaaaagaaggaaaaaaatacaacgAAACTGGATGTTGTGAAAAAAGACCAGACAACATCAACAACTCACATAAATCACATCAATACAACCAAGGGATCTTTAAAGTTAGAGGATAAGTCTCAGTTATATCCACCGAAGATCTCTTCGTACAGTCCTCAGAGAAGGATATCCATAGACACAGAAGATGGAAAATCAAGAGACAACTTTAAAATCTACAACGAGGATGCTTCTTATCAGTCAGCCTGTCAAACTGGTCAGTCAGTGAATTCATCCCATTCATTGGAGCCTAACGCTGGAGTCAGACACTTACAGCAGCCAAAGCATAGCAACAGTGCTATTTCCCAGGCTCCCAGGGACATTCAAGACCAAAACAGGTATCTTACACTGCAAGAGGAGATGTATGGGCTTTCCCATATCCCAGAACATCTAATGCATATTTACAATCAACCTATTGCTATTCTTCAAACTGCTGACCTTTTCCATTCCCCAGAACAATTGCATGCTGCTAAATCAGCAACTTTGCCAAGGAAAGGGCAGTTAGTATATAACCCCATGATGGAGCCCGTGAATCGAGACGGTTACATGCAGACATTACCGAAAATGCCAGTGCACTCTCATCCACAGCCTTCTGTctgcagagatgaaaaaagcaCGTTAGATGGTGAACAAGGCTTACCATCTCAAACGTCAAGCTGGGGCCGGTACACTAACAGCTTACTGGAATCCGTCTCTGTTCCTGGGACACTGAATGAAGCAGTGGTAATGACTCCGTTTTCATCTGAACTTCAAGGCATCTCAGAACAAACATTACTGGAGCTCTCTAAAGGAAAGCCATCTCCACACCCTCGAGCGTGGTTTGTGTCCCTGGACGGAAAGCCAATAGCTCAAGTGAGGCATTCCTTTATAGATCtgaaaaagggcagaaaaacagagagtAATGATACCAGTCTGGACTCTGGTGTGGACATGAATGAGCATCATCCTAGTAGGaaactggagagagaaaaaactttCATCAAAAATATGCCACACTCAAAGATCCTTTACTTGGAAGATCTGGATCTGAGTAGCAGTGAAAGTGGGACCACTGTGTGCACTCCAGAGGACCAGGCTGTGAGGCACATTTTGGATGGCGGGAATGGGCCAGTCATGGAACATCATGATGAAGAAGGtctaagaagaaaaactgtgtcAGGAAGTCAGGAATCCAGTATCCCTTCACctaagaaaagagagagaccaCCTATGACCAAAAGAGatagcaaaacaaatatttggaagaaaagagaggagaggccACTTATTCCTATAAATTAG